One window from the genome of Candidatus Fermentibacter sp. encodes:
- a CDS encoding SLC13 family permease, with translation MRRSGPSRIYRHRYGPNRRYGLTAAAIAVFALTYVLIAARELSFIPIGRPAGALLGALLMVALGVMTPEESFRAVDCSTILLLFSMMLLSAYLEDAGVLDVLARRATACAGSPRILLAMTSVSAAALSALLVNDTVCVFMTPFVLSAARRSGLDPGPYLIALATGANIGSAATLVGNPQNMIIGSMSGYGFSEYLWRSLPAVLAALAVNIVLLVLFFGKRVSVRIAPPEPADRTRASGRGRPVEYAVLAAIAAGFFAGLHMGYTALAGVLVIMVSRRRNPAAVFERVDWTLLVFFAALFMVVAGLNGTGVVARAWAAAAPSMDFVSAGGLALFTAFVTLGSNLVSNVPMTLLTGPHLASLGDPSTGWVLLGFVTTIAGNLTLVGSVANIIVAERAKDSYHLGYVEYLKFGAVSTALSLAIGVPLIALSSSW, from the coding sequence TTGCGCCGCAGCGGCCCATCCCGCATCTATCGGCATCGATACGGCCCGAACCGGAGGTACGGTCTGACAGCGGCGGCGATTGCGGTCTTCGCGCTCACGTACGTCCTGATCGCGGCCAGGGAGCTGAGCTTCATCCCCATCGGGCGGCCCGCGGGCGCCCTCCTGGGCGCCCTGCTCATGGTCGCCCTCGGGGTGATGACTCCGGAGGAGTCCTTCCGGGCGGTGGACTGCTCCACGATCCTGCTGCTGTTCAGCATGATGCTCCTGTCCGCCTACCTGGAGGACGCCGGGGTCCTGGATGTCCTGGCGAGGCGGGCGACGGCCTGTGCGGGTTCGCCCCGGATCCTCCTCGCCATGACCTCCGTATCCGCGGCGGCCCTGTCGGCGCTCCTCGTGAACGACACGGTATGCGTGTTCATGACGCCCTTCGTGCTGTCCGCGGCCCGGAGATCCGGGCTCGATCCGGGGCCCTACCTGATAGCCCTGGCGACGGGGGCGAACATCGGCAGCGCGGCCACTCTCGTGGGCAATCCCCAGAACATGATCATCGGTTCGATGAGCGGATACGGCTTCTCGGAGTACCTGTGGAGGAGCCTGCCGGCGGTCCTGGCGGCCCTGGCGGTCAACATCGTCCTGCTCGTGCTGTTCTTCGGGAAAAGGGTCTCCGTGCGCATCGCGCCTCCCGAACCCGCTGACCGGACCCGGGCCTCCGGCCGGGGCAGGCCGGTGGAGTACGCGGTTCTGGCCGCCATCGCCGCCGGGTTCTTCGCCGGCCTGCACATGGGCTACACAGCCCTCGCCGGAGTGCTGGTCATCATGGTCTCGAGGCGCAGGAACCCCGCCGCCGTATTCGAGCGCGTGGACTGGACCCTGCTCGTGTTCTTCGCGGCTCTCTTCATGGTGGTCGCGGGCCTGAACGGCACCGGGGTCGTCGCCAGGGCATGGGCTGCCGCGGCCCCCTCGATGGATTTCGTCTCTGCAGGCGGCCTGGCCCTGTTCACGGCCTTCGTCACGCTCGGTTCGAACCTGGTGTCGAACGTGCCCATGACACTGCTCACCGGCCCCCATCTCGCATCTCTCGGAGACCCGTCGACGGGATGGGTGCTGCTGGGGTTCGTCACGACGATCGCGGGCAACCTGACGCTGGTGGGATCGGTGGCGAACATAATCGTGGCGGAGCGGGCCAAGGACTCGTACCATCTCGGCTATGTGGAGTACCTGAAGTTCGGCGCGGTGTCCACCGCGCTCTCTCTCGCGATCGGAGTCCCTCTCATAGCCCTATCCTCGTCCTGGTGA
- a CDS encoding glycosyltransferase, which yields MSRVLLAGCPGGSEHSGEGACAARTSRFLAALEGEGHEVAAVSGAGPAGASKLRSLLAGGRFDSVTAISPYPAEAAALAGSDCPLWIDINGSHTSEVVCASDDPVTRRMHAVRISSLESALLAAGDAFSTPTSRQRLAVLGELLISGRIGAAALAAPPVHAIPHCAMPRPAGIPRRKAPAGCFPVVSTGSFNTWFDHETLFRALEGAMKADGRISFTATGGPTPHSGGGWSEFSALAASSPMRDRFRLAGWLPGPGLAEVLEGASAAVFADLPGLETELGARTRTLDWIARGIPVVCTAGSEVAAEVESHGLGLVVPQRDPGAMAGAILRLASDPGLACRISEAQERWRLGPGSLREIFAPYLRWVGSPARTLSAPFRKAPVPRFGSAAYRVFLFRDLAGVFGLSTALRRAVGIRPRKAQALRQ from the coding sequence ATGTCCAGGGTGCTGCTCGCGGGATGCCCGGGAGGTTCGGAGCATTCCGGCGAGGGAGCCTGCGCGGCGCGCACCTCTAGGTTCCTCGCGGCCCTCGAGGGGGAGGGCCACGAGGTCGCAGCGGTATCGGGAGCCGGACCGGCCGGGGCCTCGAAGCTCAGGAGCCTGCTCGCGGGGGGCCGTTTCGACTCTGTCACCGCCATCAGCCCCTATCCGGCCGAGGCGGCGGCTCTTGCCGGCTCCGACTGCCCCCTCTGGATCGACATCAACGGCTCCCATACGTCCGAAGTGGTCTGCGCGTCGGACGACCCTGTGACGAGGCGGATGCATGCCGTGCGGATCTCGAGCCTCGAATCCGCGCTCCTGGCAGCCGGGGATGCCTTCTCGACCCCGACCTCGCGGCAGAGGCTGGCCGTGCTGGGTGAGCTCCTGATCTCCGGCCGCATAGGGGCCGCCGCACTGGCGGCGCCTCCCGTGCACGCGATACCGCACTGCGCCATGCCCCGCCCAGCAGGCATCCCGCGCAGGAAGGCCCCGGCGGGATGCTTCCCGGTGGTCTCGACCGGCTCCTTCAACACCTGGTTCGACCACGAAACGCTGTTCAGGGCTCTGGAAGGGGCCATGAAGGCGGACGGGAGGATATCCTTCACAGCCACGGGAGGACCCACGCCCCATTCCGGCGGAGGGTGGTCGGAGTTCTCGGCGCTCGCCGCATCGTCACCCATGAGGGACCGCTTCCGCCTGGCGGGATGGCTGCCCGGACCCGGGCTCGCGGAGGTCCTGGAAGGGGCGTCCGCAGCCGTCTTCGCCGACCTGCCGGGGCTCGAGACCGAGCTCGGCGCGCGCACGAGGACCCTGGACTGGATCGCCCGGGGGATCCCCGTCGTGTGCACCGCCGGGTCTGAGGTGGCCGCCGAGGTCGAGTCGCACGGGCTGGGCCTGGTGGTGCCCCAGCGCGATCCCGGAGCCATGGCCGGCGCGATCCTGCGGCTGGCTTCCGATCCCGGGCTCGCATGCCGCATCTCCGAAGCCCAGGAGAGATGGCGTCTCGGTCCCGGGTCCCTGCGGGAGATCTTCGCCCCGTACCTGCGATGGGTCGGCTCCCCCGCCAGGACGCTTTCCGCGCCGTTCCGGAAGGCGCCGGTCCCGCGGTTCGGCTCCGCTGCCTATCGGGTCTTCCTGTTCCGGGATCTGGCGGGGGTGTTCGGATTGTCCACGGCCCTGCGCAGGGCCGTGGGGATCCGCCCCCGGAAGGCTCAGGCCCTCCGGCAGTAA
- a CDS encoding DUF554 domain-containing protein gives MLFLGTAVNAATVAAGGILGCLAGSRLPARLSPAAFRAIGLFTLVMGVSMALETGSFLILAISCIAGSIAGEAVGLEARLLRLGERIRNRAGLSSATFAQGMTTAFLLFCMGSMTVVGSLEEGLGGSSELLLAKAVMDGFAALMLASALGFGVVLSIVPLVLYQGGLTLAASLFGASIPAGPVSEMSAAGGVILVGLGIDILGIRKIEVANMLPALPLALAAGWIAG, from the coding sequence ATGCTCTTCCTCGGAACGGCGGTGAACGCCGCGACGGTCGCGGCCGGAGGCATCCTCGGGTGCCTCGCAGGGTCCAGGCTGCCGGCCAGGCTCTCTCCCGCCGCCTTCCGGGCGATAGGGCTCTTCACGCTCGTAATGGGGGTCTCCATGGCCCTGGAGACCGGCAGCTTCCTCATACTGGCGATCTCCTGCATCGCGGGCTCCATTGCCGGAGAGGCCGTGGGGCTGGAAGCCCGGCTCCTGCGACTGGGGGAGAGGATCAGAAACAGGGCGGGCCTCTCCTCGGCCACCTTCGCCCAGGGCATGACCACGGCGTTCCTCCTCTTCTGCATGGGCTCCATGACCGTCGTCGGCTCTCTGGAGGAGGGGCTGGGAGGCTCTTCGGAACTGCTCCTGGCCAAGGCCGTCATGGACGGATTCGCTGCGCTCATGCTGGCTTCCGCCCTCGGGTTCGGAGTGGTGCTCTCGATAGTGCCGCTGGTGCTGTACCAGGGCGGGCTGACTCTGGCGGCATCGCTCTTCGGCGCGTCCATCCCGGCCGGCCCGGTATCCGAGATGTCGGCGGCGGGAGGTGTGATCCTGGTGGGTCTGGGCATCGACATACTCGGGATAAGGAAGATCGAGGTGGCGAACATGCTGCCCGCCCTCCCGCTGGCGCTCGCAGCGGGATGGATCGCGGGATGA
- a CDS encoding SagB/ThcOx family dehydrogenase: MGDGAMDAAVLLRSRWDELEGFESDQDRGIPAPPAQPVPPADAKIIELPPADSDHAGPALGRMLSDRRSRRSYSAGDLSIGELSFLLWAAQGLLKPLPKQAGFRTSPSGGARHPLDTYVVVSRISGIEPGLYVYLPNGHSLWRKAAHPGKEKLLEACNGQAFAASAPVLVIWAAVPARSSWRYGPAAPKLVLLDAGHACENLYLACEHLGLGTCAIGAYLQDESDRMLGLDGRSETTVYMAPVGRRRG, encoded by the coding sequence ATGGGGGACGGAGCGATGGATGCAGCAGTGCTTCTGCGCAGCAGATGGGACGAACTGGAGGGCTTCGAGTCGGATCAGGACAGGGGGATCCCGGCCCCTCCCGCACAGCCCGTACCTCCCGCGGACGCGAAGATCATCGAACTGCCCCCCGCGGATTCCGATCATGCAGGTCCCGCTCTCGGCCGGATGCTCTCGGACAGGAGGAGCCGGCGCAGCTATTCCGCTGGGGATCTCTCGATCGGAGAGCTCTCCTTCCTGCTCTGGGCCGCCCAGGGGCTCCTGAAGCCGCTGCCGAAGCAGGCCGGCTTCCGCACCTCCCCTTCGGGCGGGGCGAGGCATCCCCTCGACACGTACGTCGTGGTCTCCCGCATCTCCGGCATCGAGCCCGGGCTCTACGTCTATCTTCCGAACGGCCACTCGCTCTGGCGCAAGGCAGCCCATCCCGGGAAGGAGAAGCTGCTCGAAGCCTGCAACGGCCAGGCTTTCGCCGCATCGGCCCCCGTCCTGGTGATCTGGGCCGCCGTCCCGGCGCGGAGTTCGTGGAGGTATGGCCCTGCCGCGCCGAAGCTGGTCCTCCTCGATGCCGGCCATGCCTGCGAGAACCTCTACCTGGCCTGCGAGCATCTCGGGCTGGGGACCTGCGCCATCGGGGCGTATCTGCAGGACGAGTCGGACCGCATGCTGGGCCTCGACGGCCGGAGTGAAACGACCGTCTACATGGCCCCCGTCGGGAGGCGCAGGGGCTGA
- a CDS encoding Glu/Leu/Phe/Val dehydrogenase has translation MEKGFNPFAMAQAQFDRVAEMLGLEPGVREFLRWPQREYHFTIPVRMDDGSIRVFRGFRVQHSDVRGPCKGGIRFHPHETADTVKALATWMTWKCSVVDIPLGGGKGGVICDPHELSQLEQERICRGWVRQVWKNVGPVQDVPAPDVMTSGQHMIWMLDEFETLSGGKYPGFITGKPVGVGGSLGRTEATGYGVIYTVREALKRKGIDIKTTTMAVQGFGNVAQYAVDLFTRYGGKVVCVSCWDQKDQVSYTYRKMDGIDLKFLMGITDKFGTVDAGKAIAAGYEKLPGDAWIETEADILVPAALENQINGENAKKIHPRVKILAEGANGPTTPDADDVIKQRGIYLVPDFLCNAGGVTCSYFEQVQNNMNYYWEKDEVLSKLDTKMTNAFHAVADMAEKHNVYMRDAAYMIAIERVAKAAQLRGLV, from the coding sequence GTGGAGAAGGGGTTCAACCCGTTCGCCATGGCTCAGGCGCAGTTCGACCGCGTGGCCGAAATGCTGGGTCTCGAGCCGGGCGTCCGCGAGTTCCTGCGCTGGCCTCAGCGCGAGTACCATTTCACGATTCCCGTCCGCATGGATGACGGCAGCATCCGCGTTTTCCGCGGTTTCCGCGTCCAGCACAGCGACGTTCGCGGGCCCTGCAAGGGCGGCATCCGCTTCCACCCCCATGAGACCGCCGATACTGTGAAGGCACTCGCCACCTGGATGACCTGGAAGTGCTCGGTCGTCGACATCCCCCTGGGCGGCGGCAAGGGCGGCGTCATCTGCGATCCACACGAGCTTTCCCAGCTCGAGCAGGAGCGCATCTGCCGCGGCTGGGTCCGCCAGGTCTGGAAGAACGTGGGCCCCGTGCAGGACGTGCCTGCCCCCGACGTCATGACCTCCGGCCAGCACATGATATGGATGCTCGATGAGTTCGAGACCCTGTCCGGCGGCAAGTACCCCGGCTTCATCACCGGCAAGCCCGTCGGCGTCGGCGGCTCCCTCGGCCGCACCGAGGCCACCGGCTATGGCGTGATCTACACGGTCCGCGAGGCCCTCAAGCGCAAGGGCATCGACATCAAGACCACGACCATGGCGGTCCAGGGCTTCGGCAACGTCGCGCAGTACGCCGTCGACCTCTTCACCCGCTACGGCGGCAAGGTGGTCTGCGTCTCCTGCTGGGATCAGAAGGACCAGGTCTCCTACACCTACCGCAAGATGGACGGGATCGACCTGAAGTTCCTCATGGGCATCACCGACAAGTTCGGCACCGTCGACGCCGGCAAGGCGATAGCGGCCGGCTACGAGAAGCTCCCCGGCGACGCCTGGATCGAGACGGAGGCCGACATCCTCGTGCCCGCCGCCCTCGAGAACCAGATCAACGGCGAGAACGCCAAGAAGATCCACCCGAGGGTCAAGATACTCGCCGAGGGCGCGAACGGCCCCACGACCCCCGATGCCGACGATGTGATCAAGCAGCGCGGCATCTACCTGGTCCCCGACTTCCTCTGCAACGCCGGCGGGGTCACCTGCTCCTACTTCGAGCAGGTCCAGAACAACATGAACTACTACTGGGAGAAGGACGAGGTCCTCTCCAAGCTCGACACCAAGATGACCAACGCCTTCCACGCCGTGGCCGACATGGCGGAGAAGCACAACGTCTACATGCGCGACGCGGCCTACATGATCGCGATCGAGCGCGTGGCGAAGGCGGCCCAGCTCCGCGGGCTCGTCTAG
- a CDS encoding glycosyltransferase family 1 protein gives MNLALQVDFDPSRPTGIGRYGIELSRSLEASGEKPTVWIESGRLAAWKRLGIGTGPVRVLHRPGRISSRIGPGVFSALDGVDLVHSFGSTVPSIHGGRTKRSTMIHDLGPFLHPEMKEAGDTAAWRARISDAAGCADCLLVNSRTTMDDLLGIFPLAEGRVFLTPPGVDHLPPPSDPGRKPPGGGHVLMVGLIEPRKNLGRVFEAWAMLEREAGPGGLPNLVVAGADGFRAGEIRDIPARLGIAGSVRFEGYVTERRLAELYSGASILVHAAVYEGFGFTLPEAFSYGLPVAASGRASIREMFSSACDLFDPSDPVSIATAVKLCMDRGVPEEQLAERRRILCKYTWANCAEATMKAFRTVTGA, from the coding sequence TTGAACCTCGCGCTCCAGGTCGACTTCGACCCGTCCCGTCCCACGGGCATCGGCCGCTACGGCATAGAGCTCTCGCGCAGCCTCGAGGCTTCCGGCGAGAAACCGACGGTGTGGATAGAGTCGGGGCGCCTGGCGGCATGGAAGAGGCTCGGGATCGGTACCGGGCCTGTCCGCGTACTGCACCGTCCCGGCAGGATCTCCTCCCGGATAGGCCCCGGCGTGTTCTCCGCCCTGGACGGAGTCGACCTGGTGCATTCCTTCGGGAGCACCGTGCCGAGCATCCACGGAGGCAGGACGAAGAGGTCGACCATGATCCACGACCTGGGGCCCTTCCTCCACCCGGAGATGAAGGAGGCCGGCGACACGGCGGCCTGGAGGGCCCGGATATCGGATGCCGCGGGATGCGCCGACTGCCTGCTGGTCAACTCCCGCACCACGATGGACGACCTGCTCGGCATCTTCCCGCTCGCCGAGGGGCGCGTCTTCCTCACTCCTCCCGGCGTCGACCATCTCCCCCCGCCTTCCGATCCTGGCAGGAAGCCCCCCGGAGGCGGCCACGTCCTCATGGTCGGACTGATCGAACCCAGGAAGAACCTGGGGCGTGTGTTCGAGGCCTGGGCGATGCTCGAGCGGGAGGCCGGCCCGGGCGGCCTCCCGAACCTCGTGGTGGCCGGTGCGGACGGATTCCGCGCAGGCGAGATAAGGGACATCCCCGCGCGCCTGGGCATAGCCGGGAGCGTGCGGTTCGAAGGGTACGTGACGGAGCGGAGGCTTGCCGAGCTGTACTCGGGCGCATCCATCCTGGTGCACGCCGCCGTCTACGAGGGTTTCGGCTTCACTCTGCCCGAGGCCTTCTCCTACGGCCTGCCCGTGGCGGCATCGGGAAGGGCCTCGATCCGCGAGATGTTCTCCTCCGCCTGCGACCTGTTCGATCCCTCCGACCCGGTTTCGATAGCCACCGCCGTGAAGCTCTGCATGGACAGGGGAGTACCGGAGGAACAGCTCGCAGAGAGGCGCAGGATCCTATGTAAGTACACGTGGGCGAACTGTGCGGAAGCCACGATGAAGGCCTTCCGGACAGTGACGGGGGCCTGA
- a CDS encoding polysaccharide pyruvyl transferase family protein — MRRPRVFTSSWGQMESAGSNIGDLAVFASQMQELGGAFDVGVMSGDPAGTAARWGARGFSTRRGRLASMIRGVLWADYVVVGGGELVQDRSSLLYSPFNLLPFLLSSSFGKRSFAWLVGLGQGGELRPWTRAWIARCMATARGISVRDAPSADLLAGLGFRPGRVLRAADSAFCLCSGRRPGPVDSDILGAAPRDVSNRTGGLLPLETRRKLGLDRPGGGSSAAADWARMLDGHLARRGGRVLLLPFHTGPLSNSDDHFCREVLGSMQRADRASILETENLHGFMDAMAGCRVVVTAPLHGAILSVVTGALPVAVPYSSKGTRFMEEAGLGDLSVQTSRPGWADEAAALVDEAWRTCGSRWCSLSARRSELRARAELNTAYFGSVCVTASLAPSVPRRVY, encoded by the coding sequence TTGCGGAGGCCCAGGGTCTTCACGTCGAGCTGGGGCCAGATGGAGAGCGCCGGTTCCAACATCGGCGATCTGGCCGTGTTCGCATCCCAGATGCAGGAGCTCGGCGGTGCCTTCGACGTGGGCGTGATGTCGGGCGACCCCGCGGGGACGGCCGCCCGGTGGGGCGCGAGGGGATTCTCCACCCGCCGGGGGCGTCTCGCCTCGATGATCCGCGGAGTCCTCTGGGCGGACTATGTGGTCGTGGGCGGAGGGGAGCTGGTCCAGGACAGGTCCTCGCTCCTCTACTCGCCGTTCAACCTGCTGCCGTTCCTGCTGTCGTCCTCCTTCGGGAAACGCTCGTTCGCATGGCTCGTCGGGCTCGGACAGGGAGGAGAGCTGCGCCCCTGGACCCGCGCCTGGATAGCCCGGTGCATGGCGACCGCCAGAGGGATCAGCGTGAGGGACGCGCCTTCCGCCGACCTCCTTGCCGGCCTCGGGTTCCGGCCCGGGAGGGTCCTGCGCGCTGCCGACTCCGCCTTCTGCCTCTGCAGCGGGCGCAGGCCGGGCCCGGTGGACTCGGACATCCTCGGGGCGGCGCCCCGCGATGTTTCCAACCGGACAGGAGGGCTTCTCCCGCTCGAGACGAGGCGGAAGCTGGGGCTCGACCGCCCGGGAGGGGGGAGCTCCGCGGCCGCTGACTGGGCTCGCATGCTCGACGGGCACCTCGCGAGAAGAGGGGGCAGGGTCCTCCTCCTCCCTTTCCACACGGGACCGCTCTCCAATTCCGACGACCACTTCTGCCGCGAGGTCCTCGGCAGTATGCAGAGGGCGGACCGCGCCTCGATCCTCGAGACGGAGAACCTGCACGGGTTCATGGATGCGATGGCCGGGTGCAGGGTCGTCGTGACCGCCCCCCTCCACGGTGCGATCCTGTCCGTGGTGACCGGCGCGCTTCCCGTCGCGGTGCCGTACTCGTCGAAGGGTACGAGATTCATGGAGGAGGCGGGGCTCGGCGACCTCTCCGTGCAGACATCCCGGCCCGGGTGGGCGGATGAGGCGGCCGCGCTGGTCGACGAAGCCTGGCGCACGTGCGGATCTCGCTGGTGCAGTCTCTCCGCGAGACGCTCCGAACTGCGGGCCAGGGCCGAACTGAACACGGCCTACTTCGGGTCGGTGTGCGTGACCGCCAGCCTTGCCCCGTCCGTCCCGCGGCGAGTATATTGA
- a CDS encoding isoprenylcysteine carboxylmethyltransferase family protein, giving the protein MPLVEEFESSGRFLFRWRSYLPLVLLSVVGASLVEFRYPGGSHVLDTLWEMLCLLVSLSGLAVRAVTVGYASAGTSGRNTRRQVADSLNTTGPYSLVRHPLYLGNFLMALGVFLFLRVWWLPLVYSLAFALYYERIMFAEEAFLRGKFGVEYIAWAVGTPAFVPGRSRWRAPGRPFAWRTVAKRESQSLAAVCIAMFVLEVLGDIRHTGAVIADPIWVWITASSILLYAMIRILRKTTRILDAGRHSPAPEV; this is encoded by the coding sequence ATGCCTCTGGTAGAGGAGTTCGAGTCGTCGGGACGCTTCCTGTTCAGGTGGCGGAGCTATCTCCCACTGGTCCTCCTATCGGTCGTCGGCGCCTCCCTGGTGGAGTTCCGGTATCCAGGCGGGAGCCATGTCCTGGACACGCTCTGGGAGATGCTATGCCTGCTGGTCTCGCTCTCGGGACTGGCCGTGAGGGCGGTTACCGTTGGCTACGCGTCCGCGGGCACATCCGGGAGGAACACCCGCAGGCAGGTGGCGGACAGCCTGAACACCACCGGGCCCTACTCCCTCGTCAGGCATCCCCTGTACCTCGGGAACTTCCTCATGGCACTGGGGGTCTTCCTCTTCCTCAGGGTCTGGTGGCTCCCTCTGGTCTACTCACTGGCCTTCGCGCTCTACTACGAGCGGATCATGTTCGCCGAGGAGGCCTTCCTTCGCGGGAAGTTCGGCGTCGAGTACATCGCATGGGCCGTGGGGACCCCGGCCTTTGTGCCCGGCAGGAGCAGGTGGAGGGCGCCCGGCAGGCCGTTCGCCTGGCGGACCGTCGCCAAGAGGGAGAGCCAGTCGCTGGCGGCCGTCTGCATAGCGATGTTCGTCCTGGAGGTCCTGGGGGACATCCGTCACACGGGGGCCGTCATCGCCGATCCAATCTGGGTCTGGATAACCGCCTCGTCCATCCTGCTGTATGCCATGATCAGGATCCTCAGGAAGACCACTCGCATCCTGGACGCCGGCAGGCACTCGCCCGCCCCGGAGGTCTGA